One part of the Hydra vulgaris chromosome 01, alternate assembly HydraT2T_AEP genome encodes these proteins:
- the LOC136075265 gene encoding uncharacterized protein LOC136075265, with protein sequence MNKISGSIVSVSDIITSQNNNKYFEIIVSSKENENNLIRVMEEDYNNAVTKKKDRSNLIYKRIDLQNMSFHKFQEGLFHSSFVEFTGLSDVRGGITPARYFGSNSTCHYIINVGGECKITPDYLGVKDVLKMKSPPTMFSIHGRIEWIDKYSQFGSGFTANKRVRKCNLYDLFDEEFKIVAEVWSEEDNERPISDLKDGFSYRLEFMKVSTTSYLEGRVLTSTSRTKVYEIDCL encoded by the exons atgaataag ATTTCTGGTTCAATTGTCAGCGTCAGCGACATAATAACatcacaaaacaacaacaaatattttgaaattattgtttcatcaaaagaaaatgaaaataatcttATTCGAGTTATGGAGGAAGATTACAACAACGCGGTTACTAAAAAAAAGGATAGAAGCAACTTGATTTATAAAAGAATTGATTTACAAAACATGTCATTTCATAAGTTTCAGGAAGGTTTATTTCATTCAAGTTTTGTAGAGTTCACTGGTCTTTCCGATGTGAGAGGTGGAATCACTCCAGCTCGTTATTTCGGAAGTAATTCTACTTGCCACTATATTATTAATGTTGGTGGTGAATGTAAAATTACTCCAGATTATTTAGGTGTGAAAGATGTCCTTAAGATGAAATCACCACCAACGATGTTCTCAATCCACGGTCGTATTGAATGGATAGACAAATATTCTCAATTTGGTTCCGGCTTCACAGCAAATAAAAGAGTTCGCAAATGCAACCTTTATGACTTATTTgatgaagaatttaaaattgtagCTGAAGTATGGTCTGAAGAAGATAACGAACGCCCAATATCAGATCTAAAGGATGGCTTTAGTTACCGATTAGAATTTATGAAAGTCAGCACAACAAGTTATTTAGAAGGAAGAGTTTTAACCAGTACATCAAGAACCAAAGTCTACGAAATCGACTGTttgtaa